Proteins encoded together in one Oceanobacillus iheyensis HTE831 window:
- a CDS encoding YfhD family protein, with the protein MGRDEHKKSKNNFLSQTPENQKSDGRDIEFSEELADYDDKEAQARSSAADKRAKGK; encoded by the coding sequence GTGGGTAGGGATGAACATAAGAAGTCTAAGAATAATTTTCTTTCACAAACTCCTGAAAATCAAAAGTCAGATGGGCGTGATATTGAGTTCTCAGAGGAATTAGCAGATTATGATGACAAAGAGGCTCAAGCTAGAAGCAGTGCAGCTGATAAGCGTGCCAAAGGAAAGTAA
- the nagA gene encoding N-acetylglucosamine-6-phosphate deacetylase, whose product MGNDAVWIKKIKTIYMEDKQVMNAGLLLKNGKIDRFISAEEHFEPTEDTEIIDAKYEWSAIPGFIDGHIHGGYGVDVMDAKEDTLLRLAENLPGEGTTSFLATTITQSPEEIEKALLNVDSFDNKPGIAEMVGVHLEGPFVEVSKAGAQPKEYIAEPNLDQFRHWQHASGNSIRTITMAPEHDVDGEFIESLYHSGVNVSAGHTDASFAQMKTAVNQGVRQLTHLCNAMNGIHHRDIGAVGAAFQLEDLRAELITDEVHVVPEMMQLIYDSMGAERIIIITDAMRAKGLEDGDYELGGQPVTVKEGRATLENGSLAGSVLRMIDGVKNMLDLNGVEIEDIVRMASVNPAKQVGIFDQKGSIDVGKDADILLVNDQMDIEYTICRGETAYRK is encoded by the coding sequence ATGGGGAATGATGCAGTTTGGATTAAAAAAATAAAAACAATCTATATGGAAGATAAACAAGTCATGAACGCTGGATTATTATTAAAAAACGGAAAAATTGATCGATTTATTTCTGCGGAAGAGCATTTTGAGCCAACAGAAGATACGGAAATAATTGATGCAAAATACGAATGGAGTGCAATCCCAGGGTTTATTGATGGGCATATTCATGGCGGTTATGGCGTAGACGTGATGGATGCGAAGGAGGATACATTACTCCGATTAGCAGAGAATCTTCCTGGTGAAGGTACGACAAGTTTTTTGGCTACGACAATTACCCAATCACCTGAAGAGATTGAAAAAGCTCTTTTGAATGTAGATTCGTTTGACAATAAACCTGGTATAGCAGAAATGGTAGGTGTTCACCTGGAAGGACCATTTGTCGAAGTGTCGAAAGCCGGGGCACAACCGAAAGAGTATATTGCAGAACCGAATTTAGATCAATTTCGACATTGGCAGCATGCATCTGGAAATAGTATTCGCACCATTACAATGGCACCAGAGCATGATGTGGATGGGGAATTCATTGAAAGCTTGTATCATTCAGGGGTAAATGTTTCAGCTGGCCATACAGATGCTTCATTCGCTCAAATGAAAACAGCTGTAAATCAAGGAGTTCGCCAATTAACGCATTTATGTAATGCGATGAACGGTATTCACCACCGTGATATAGGCGCGGTCGGAGCAGCTTTTCAATTAGAAGATCTACGTGCTGAATTAATCACAGATGAAGTGCATGTGGTACCAGAGATGATGCAGTTAATTTACGATTCCATGGGAGCAGAACGAATTATTATTATTACAGATGCGATGCGCGCAAAAGGATTAGAAGACGGAGATTATGAATTAGGCGGTCAACCTGTAACAGTAAAAGAGGGAAGAGCAACACTTGAAAATGGTAGTCTAGCTGGAAGTGTGCTGCGAATGATCGATGGCGTCAAGAATATGCTAGATTTAAACGGCGTAGAAATAGAAGACATTGTCCGAATGGCTTCTGTAAACCCGGCTAAGCAAGTTGGCATTTTTGATCAGAAGGGAAGCATTGATGTAGGAAAGGATGCAGATATTCTCCTTGTGAATGATCAAATGGACATTGAATATACGATATGCCGTGGAGAAACGGCTTACCGTAAGTAA
- the tagD gene encoding glycerol-3-phosphate cytidylyltransferase, translating to MTTVLTYGTFDMLHIGHINILKRAKSLGDYLIVGISTDEFNTLKSKKSYYSYPDRKRIVEAIRYVDKVIPESTWEQKLEDIKKYNVDYFVMGSDWEGKFDYLNSYCEVIYLSRTEGISTSKIKDDFSQ from the coding sequence ATTACTACCGTCTTAACATATGGTACATTTGACATGTTACATATTGGACATATTAATATACTTAAACGAGCCAAAAGTTTAGGTGATTATTTAATAGTAGGAATTTCAACAGATGAATTCAATACATTGAAATCTAAAAAATCTTACTATTCATATCCAGATCGTAAACGAATTGTAGAAGCCATACGTTATGTGGATAAAGTGATTCCTGAATCCACTTGGGAACAAAAGTTAGAAGATATTAAGAAATATAATGTCGATTATTTTGTAATGGGAAGTGATTGGGAAGGTAAATTTGATTATTTGAATTCGTATTGTGAAGTAATATACTTATCGAGAACAGAAGGTATATCAACTTCCAAGATAAAAGATGACTTCTCTCAGTAA
- a CDS encoding LCP family protein yields the protein MKKNKSVPTRTVMRKKKKRKIRKRVLFILLPIAIVFFGVLGYGVHLYVQAQNAVSNSYEDEGREKSALRENQVDPNIDNVSILIIGTDANEHRDNADNARSDALMLATFNKSEESVNLVSIPRDSYVHIPEVGRQDKITHAHAYGGPKATIETVENLMDIPVDYYVRVDFHAFVDVVDAIGGINVDVPYEFKESNSMDKRDAIHLLAGEQTVNGEEALALARTRKLDNDIERGKRQMEILNAVAKKAASVNSVFNFDDVINAVGDNMSTNMSFKEMRTFVSYVTGGLKINNSTLEGSDYQPGSTYYWQLDEVALQETKSMLQEHLEISNPTVNTDAESYNETNETQESQDAQNY from the coding sequence ATGAAGAAGAATAAATCTGTACCAACACGTACAGTGATGAGAAAAAAGAAAAAACGTAAAATAAGAAAGCGTGTCTTATTTATTTTACTACCAATAGCTATAGTATTTTTTGGTGTGTTAGGCTACGGCGTTCATTTATATGTTCAAGCTCAAAATGCAGTCTCTAATTCCTATGAGGATGAAGGTAGAGAAAAGTCAGCACTTCGAGAAAATCAAGTAGATCCAAATATCGATAATGTTTCCATATTAATTATTGGTACCGATGCAAATGAACATCGTGATAATGCGGATAATGCAAGATCAGATGCGCTAATGCTAGCTACCTTCAATAAAAGTGAAGAAAGTGTCAATCTAGTTAGTATACCTCGTGATTCCTATGTGCATATACCCGAAGTGGGTCGTCAAGACAAAATCACCCATGCACATGCGTACGGTGGGCCAAAAGCGACGATTGAAACTGTAGAAAATCTGATGGATATACCAGTAGATTATTATGTTCGTGTAGATTTCCATGCGTTTGTAGATGTTGTGGACGCTATTGGCGGAATCAATGTCGATGTCCCTTATGAATTTAAAGAATCTAATTCTATGGACAAACGTGATGCTATTCACTTATTAGCTGGTGAGCAAACAGTAAATGGTGAAGAAGCCCTTGCCTTAGCTCGTACTAGAAAATTAGATAATGATATCGAACGTGGAAAACGACAAATGGAAATTCTTAATGCAGTAGCGAAAAAAGCTGCATCCGTCAATTCCGTCTTTAATTTCGACGATGTCATAAATGCTGTCGGTGACAACATGTCTACAAATATGAGCTTTAAAGAGATGCGAACTTTCGTAAGTTATGTAACAGGTGGATTAAAAATTAATAACTCAACCTTAGAAGGATCTGATTATCAGCCTGGTTCTACGTATTACTGGCAATTGGATGAAGTAGCACTTCAAGAAACAAAATCTATGCTGCAAGAGCACCTAGAGATATCGAATCCAACAGTGAATACTGATGCCGAATCATATAACGAGACAAACGAAACTCAAGAGTCACAAGACGCTCAAAATTATTAA